In a genomic window of Actinomycetes bacterium:
- a CDS encoding aldose epimerase family protein has product MIREEAFGVVGGREVHAYVLDGGAGVTARVSDHGARLVELHVPDRDGRPADVVLGFDDIESYVRHRSLFVGATIGRYANRIRDARFRLEGAEVRLDANEGAHHLHGGGDGWDQRLWDAALTADGTGISFHLLSPDGDMGYPGACTASCTYTLVGNLLHIVMEAVPDATTVINMAHHSYFNLAGHDRGDVLGQHLCLAGDFYVPVDEELLPTGEILAVAGTRYDFRSPRPIGDAHGRADYDHTWCLRERPGTHGLAQAASTHGLAQAASAHDLRSGRRLRLWTDQPGVQMYACGHLDGLVHGKRGSTYARYAGFALETQTFPDSPNIAHFPSATVRAGRTYRHEVVMELSAD; this is encoded by the coding sequence GTGATCCGCGAGGAGGCCTTCGGTGTCGTCGGCGGTCGCGAGGTGCACGCGTACGTCCTCGACGGGGGCGCCGGTGTGACGGCACGAGTGTCGGACCACGGGGCGCGGCTCGTGGAGCTGCACGTCCCCGACCGTGACGGGCGGCCAGCCGACGTGGTCCTGGGCTTCGACGACATCGAGTCCTACGTCCGGCACCGGTCGCTGTTCGTCGGCGCCACGATCGGCCGTTACGCGAACCGGATCAGGGACGCGCGGTTCCGGCTCGAGGGCGCGGAGGTCCGGCTCGACGCGAACGAGGGCGCTCACCACCTGCACGGCGGCGGTGACGGCTGGGACCAGCGACTCTGGGACGCCGCCCTCACGGCGGACGGCACCGGGATCTCCTTCCACCTCCTCAGCCCGGACGGCGACATGGGCTACCCGGGAGCTTGTACGGCGAGCTGCACGTACACGCTGGTCGGGAACCTGCTCCACATCGTCATGGAGGCGGTCCCCGACGCGACGACCGTCATCAACATGGCCCATCACTCCTATTTCAACCTCGCCGGTCACGACCGCGGAGACGTCCTCGGCCAGCACCTGTGCCTCGCCGGCGACTTCTACGTCCCCGTGGACGAGGAGCTGCTCCCGACAGGAGAGATCCTGGCCGTCGCGGGCACGAGGTACGACTTCCGCTCGCCTCGCCCGATCGGGGACGCCCACGGCCGGGCGGACTACGACCACACCTGGTGCCTGCGCGAGCGCCCCGGCACCCACGGCCTTGCTCAGGCCGCCAGCACCCACGGCCTTGCTCAGGCCGCCAGCGCCCACGACCTCCGCTCCGGGCGGCGCCTTCGCCTCTGGACCGACCAGCCCGGCGTGCAGATGTACGCCTGTGGGCACCTGGACGGCCTCGTCCACGGCAAGCGCGGTTCGACGTACGCCCGTTACGCGGGCTTCGCGCTGGAGACCCAGACCTTCCCGGACTCTCCGAACATCGCACACTTCCCGAGCGCGACGGTACGGGCCGGTCGGACCTACCGCCACGAGGTCGTCATGGAGCTGAGCGCAGACTGA
- a CDS encoding aminotransferase class V-fold PLP-dependent enzyme, which produces MDHVVTLKVDLRDERADALNHGLELLAEAWHSFDAPRPMQPPVSDRTTGLIGGPLPEVGVGVRAALDGAAVVLDESLAQSRPRFFGYIASSGLESAVLADAMATSHDVNLAAESGGAELVERTALQWLGEFVGFPAHGGTFTSGGMLSNLTALVAARTRAVPASRIEGVDGRRLTVYTSLDAHASIERAVEVLGIGRGQLRGVPVDARRRMDPSALAAMVASDVAGGLQPVAVVATAGTTLTGAVDPIDAIADVAREHGMWLHVDGAYGLPAASTEVVRHLFRGLDRADSASMDAHKWMYVPKACGVLLVRDVSVLMGAFRHESAYMIEEEGYSHPVDATLEYSRPFRSLKLWTALRAHGAAAFRGAIGGNIELARELVELVRAHPRMQLLVEEPDLSVVPFRRIPAKGDVDAHNMRLARLMQSDGRVYVTSAVIDGVACLRPCVVNFRTTSEDVAAIVEVADELGVRLEQGRA; this is translated from the coding sequence ATGGACCACGTCGTGACGCTCAAGGTCGACCTTCGCGACGAACGCGCCGACGCGCTGAACCACGGGCTGGAGTTGCTCGCTGAGGCGTGGCACAGCTTCGATGCCCCCCGCCCCATGCAGCCTCCGGTCTCGGACCGCACGACCGGCCTCATCGGCGGGCCTCTGCCCGAGGTCGGGGTCGGTGTGCGTGCTGCCCTCGACGGCGCGGCGGTGGTCCTCGACGAGAGCCTCGCCCAGTCCAGGCCGCGCTTCTTCGGCTACATCGCGTCCTCCGGGCTCGAGTCGGCGGTGCTCGCCGACGCCATGGCCACCTCCCACGACGTCAACCTCGCCGCCGAGTCGGGCGGCGCGGAGCTCGTCGAGCGGACCGCGCTCCAGTGGCTGGGCGAGTTCGTGGGCTTCCCCGCGCACGGTGGGACGTTCACCAGCGGCGGCATGCTCTCGAACCTCACGGCGCTCGTGGCTGCCCGGACGCGCGCGGTCCCGGCCAGTCGCATCGAGGGCGTCGACGGGCGTCGCCTGACCGTCTACACGTCTCTGGACGCTCACGCCAGCATCGAGCGGGCGGTCGAAGTCCTCGGTATCGGGCGTGGGCAGCTTCGTGGCGTGCCGGTGGACGCTCGGCGCCGGATGGACCCGTCGGCTCTGGCCGCGATGGTCGCCTCCGACGTGGCGGGCGGGCTGCAGCCGGTCGCTGTCGTGGCGACCGCGGGGACGACGCTGACCGGTGCGGTGGACCCGATCGATGCCATCGCGGACGTGGCGCGCGAGCACGGGATGTGGCTGCACGTCGACGGCGCCTACGGCCTGCCGGCCGCCTCGACCGAGGTCGTCCGCCACCTGTTCCGGGGTCTCGACCGGGCGGACTCGGCGTCGATGGACGCGCACAAGTGGATGTACGTCCCGAAGGCGTGCGGTGTCCTGCTCGTGCGCGACGTCTCCGTGCTGATGGGTGCGTTCCGCCACGAGTCGGCGTACATGATCGAGGAGGAGGGGTACAGCCACCCCGTCGACGCGACGCTGGAGTACTCGAGGCCGTTCCGGTCCCTCAAGCTCTGGACGGCGCTGCGGGCCCACGGCGCCGCCGCGTTCCGAGGCGCCATCGGGGGCAACATCGAGCTCGCTCGCGAGCTCGTCGAGCTGGTGCGTGCGCACCCGCGGATGCAGCTGCTCGTCGAGGAGCCCGACCTGTCGGTCGTACCGTTTCGTCGTATCCCCGCGAAGGGCGACGTCGACGCGCACAACATGCGGCTCGCCCGCCTCATGCAGTCCGACGGCAGGGTGTACGTGACCAGCGCGGTCATCGACGGTGTCGCCTGCCTGCGCCCGTGCGTGGTGAACTTCCGCACCACCTCCGAGGACGTGGCCGCCATCGTCGAGGTGGCCGACGAGCTCGGGGTTCGCCTCGAGCAGGGAAGAGCCTGA
- a CDS encoding CocE/NonD family hydrolase, whose translation MFSTTWRTSPRAYGVRRDRGTKVPTSSGVRLDCDVFRPDADGRFPVILSLAPYPIEDQAAPLTPGPMRYPNAHIEAGDPHFYARRGYVHVVGNLPGTGESEGFFDHMGPDTIRAVYDAIAWCAEQPWSDGNVGMFGMSYYGMIQPLVAMLEPPALKAIFCPFSVTDQYRDTYYKGGIFGYAFLRGWSVALRRARLRATYAESVGEDRFRELVERAKADPENQLVPSVMEVLADVDDPVNRFLAEIVVNPLLGEHYDPRCVDYSRGCTVPGYFGACWGIYGLHLPGAFRSFTRWNGPARLTIGPPAYLDRPIVQYQYESLRWFDHWLKGNDTGLMDEPPVQVFVDNANEWRSGQTWPLTQTRFTPFYLHENGLLFEREFWPHEPHDVITDSPLERGGVSYATPAFRDDVELCGPVVLTLFASTTGTEALFFASLHEVGPDGADRLLTRGWLRGSQRELDEDESTPWWPVHRHRRRVPMEPGEIYELAVDIRPIGVLLRAGSRLRLTIRTTDVGDPNPDILSDHAVGLVSGAQHNRVFIHHDEDHPSVLVLPVTRGNRIGTFLSGGRLEPLAAAHGTDSSGGGH comes from the coding sequence GTGTTCTCCACGACGTGGCGTACCTCGCCGCGAGCGTACGGGGTGCGGCGAGACCGCGGGACGAAGGTCCCGACCTCGTCCGGGGTCAGGCTGGACTGCGACGTCTTCCGCCCCGACGCCGACGGGCGGTTCCCGGTGATCCTCAGCCTGGCGCCGTACCCGATCGAGGACCAGGCGGCGCCGCTGACCCCTGGTCCCATGCGCTATCCCAACGCCCACATCGAGGCGGGTGACCCGCATTTCTACGCGCGTCGCGGCTACGTGCACGTCGTGGGCAACCTCCCGGGCACAGGGGAGTCCGAGGGCTTCTTCGACCACATGGGTCCGGACACCATCAGGGCCGTCTACGACGCGATCGCGTGGTGCGCCGAGCAGCCGTGGAGCGACGGCAACGTCGGCATGTTCGGGATGTCCTACTACGGGATGATCCAGCCGCTGGTGGCCATGCTCGAGCCCCCCGCCCTGAAGGCCATCTTCTGCCCGTTCTCGGTGACCGACCAGTACCGCGACACCTATTACAAGGGCGGCATCTTCGGGTACGCGTTCCTGCGGGGCTGGTCAGTGGCGCTGCGGCGGGCGCGGCTTCGCGCGACGTACGCCGAGAGCGTCGGCGAGGACCGGTTCCGCGAGCTCGTCGAGCGCGCGAAGGCGGACCCGGAGAACCAGCTCGTGCCCTCGGTCATGGAGGTGCTGGCCGACGTCGACGACCCGGTGAACCGCTTCCTGGCCGAGATCGTGGTCAACCCGCTGCTCGGTGAGCACTACGACCCGCGCTGCGTCGACTACTCCCGCGGCTGCACCGTGCCGGGCTACTTCGGCGCCTGCTGGGGCATCTACGGACTGCACCTGCCGGGCGCGTTCCGGTCGTTCACGCGGTGGAACGGACCGGCCCGGCTGACCATCGGTCCACCGGCCTACCTCGACCGCCCGATCGTGCAGTACCAGTACGAATCGCTGCGCTGGTTCGACCACTGGCTCAAGGGCAACGACACCGGGCTGATGGACGAGCCGCCGGTGCAGGTCTTCGTCGACAACGCAAACGAGTGGCGCTCGGGACAGACCTGGCCGCTGACGCAGACCCGGTTCACGCCGTTCTACCTCCACGAAAACGGCCTGCTGTTCGAGCGGGAGTTCTGGCCGCACGAGCCCCACGACGTCATCACCGACTCGCCGCTGGAGCGAGGGGGCGTCTCGTACGCGACACCCGCCTTCCGCGACGACGTCGAGCTCTGCGGACCCGTCGTTCTCACCCTGTTCGCGTCGACGACCGGCACCGAGGCGCTGTTCTTCGCCTCCCTGCACGAGGTGGGGCCGGACGGCGCGGACCGGCTGCTGACCCGGGGCTGGCTGCGCGGCTCGCAGCGCGAGCTCGACGAGGACGAGTCGACGCCCTGGTGGCCGGTCCACCGGCACCGCCGGCGAGTCCCCATGGAGCCGGGCGAGATCTACGAGCTGGCCGTCGACATCCGCCCGATCGGGGTGCTGCTGCGGGCCGGGAGCCGGCTTCGCCTCACGATCCGGACCACGGACGTCGGCGACCCGAACCCCGACATCCTGTCCGACCACGCGGTCGGGCTCGTGTCCGGAGCCCAGCACAACCGGGTGTTCATCCACCACGACGAGGACCATCCCTCCGTGCTGGTGCTGCCCGTGACGCGAGGCAACCGCATCGGCACCTTCCTCTCCGGCGGGCGCCTGGAGCCGCTCGCCGCCGCCCACGGCACCGACAGCAGCGGAGGAGGTCACTGA
- a CDS encoding VOC family protein — MPGDPARSDEPLQVPTVGPRPLHHVGYWVDSLDTAVADALQLGLGPFLVHAHIAFDTFDVPGRPVGLGPVVFDHSAAFAAWGPVVVEYGEVHAIDPELADAYGVAPGAVSHVSWVVDDLDRECDLLAPMGCRVINTATTGPISVAWLSGGRLFPHPIELHRASPAILGMHDRLVGLSSGWDGTEPMRPMR; from the coding sequence ATGCCAGGCGATCCGGCCCGGTCCGACGAACCGCTGCAGGTGCCGACGGTGGGGCCACGTCCGTTGCACCACGTCGGCTACTGGGTGGACAGCCTCGACACGGCCGTCGCCGACGCGCTCCAGCTGGGACTCGGCCCGTTCCTGGTCCATGCACACATCGCGTTCGACACCTTCGACGTGCCGGGGCGTCCGGTCGGGCTCGGGCCGGTGGTCTTCGACCACTCCGCCGCGTTCGCCGCCTGGGGACCCGTCGTCGTCGAGTACGGCGAGGTGCACGCCATCGATCCCGAGCTTGCGGACGCCTATGGCGTCGCTCCGGGGGCGGTGAGCCACGTCTCCTGGGTCGTGGACGACCTGGACCGGGAGTGCGACCTGCTGGCGCCGATGGGCTGCCGGGTCATCAACACGGCGACGACGGGGCCCATCTCGGTCGCCTGGCTGAGCGGCGGCCGGCTCTTCCCGCACCCCATCGAGCTGCATCGGGCCTCCCCGGCGATCCTGGGCATGCACGACCGCCTCGTCGGCCTGTCCTCCGGCTGGGACGGGACCGAGCCGATGAGACCGATGCGATGA
- a CDS encoding pyridoxal-dependent decarboxylase encodes MTPEEFRAAGHALVDWVADFRTRLPELPVRSGVAPGDVRAQLPTSAPERPQPFAEVLADLDRVVVPGLTQVQHPGYFGWFPSNASLASVLGDLASSGLGGLGITWQSAPALTEVEEVVTDWLRELCGLGPSWRGAIHDTASTACLVAMLAARERASDLSELRGGLQAEPAPLTVYASTQAHSSVPKAVLLAGYGRDNLRLVEVDPKTYAIDVAQLREAMAADAAAGRRPAAVVASVGTTATTAVDPVREVVAAAAEHRAWVHVDAAMAGSAMLLPECRWMVDGVEGADSLGWNPHKWLGTVLDTSLLYVRDVDHLVRVMSTNPSYLRSSVDGEVTQYKDWGIPLGRRFRALKLWFHLRLDGAEAIRARLRRDLANAQWLAEQVHAEPGWEVIAPVTLQTVCVRHVPESLRADDGSVRDVDALDAHTLRWVEAVNATGRAFLTPAVIDGRWTVRISVGAEPTQRDDVAAMWQLCRHAVVD; translated from the coding sequence GTGACGCCCGAGGAGTTTCGAGCGGCGGGCCATGCGCTGGTGGACTGGGTCGCCGACTTCAGGACCCGGCTGCCCGAGCTGCCCGTGCGCAGTGGAGTCGCGCCCGGCGACGTACGCGCGCAGCTGCCCACGAGCGCACCCGAGCGGCCCCAGCCGTTCGCCGAGGTGCTCGCCGACCTCGACCGCGTCGTGGTCCCCGGCCTGACCCAGGTGCAGCATCCCGGCTACTTCGGCTGGTTCCCCTCCAACGCCTCCCTCGCCTCGGTGCTCGGCGACCTGGCCTCCTCAGGGCTCGGGGGCCTCGGCATCACGTGGCAGTCGGCGCCCGCGCTCACCGAGGTGGAGGAGGTGGTGACCGACTGGCTGCGCGAGCTGTGCGGCCTCGGACCCTCCTGGCGCGGTGCCATCCACGACACGGCGTCAACCGCGTGCCTGGTCGCGATGCTGGCCGCGCGAGAGCGGGCCAGCGACCTGTCCGAGCTGCGCGGCGGCCTCCAGGCGGAGCCGGCCCCGCTCACGGTGTACGCGTCGACGCAGGCGCACTCGTCGGTGCCCAAGGCGGTGCTGCTCGCCGGCTACGGGCGGGACAACCTGCGACTGGTCGAGGTGGACCCGAAGACCTACGCGATCGACGTCGCGCAGCTGCGCGAGGCGATGGCGGCCGACGCGGCCGCCGGCCGGCGACCGGCCGCAGTGGTGGCGTCGGTGGGGACCACGGCGACGACCGCGGTCGACCCGGTCCGAGAGGTCGTGGCCGCGGCCGCCGAGCACCGGGCCTGGGTGCACGTCGACGCGGCCATGGCGGGCTCGGCCATGCTGCTGCCCGAGTGCCGGTGGATGGTCGACGGGGTCGAGGGCGCCGACTCCCTGGGCTGGAACCCGCACAAGTGGCTCGGCACCGTGCTGGACACCTCGCTGCTCTACGTCCGCGACGTCGACCATCTGGTGCGCGTCATGTCGACGAACCCGTCGTACCTGCGGTCCTCCGTCGACGGCGAGGTCACCCAGTACAAGGACTGGGGCATCCCGCTGGGCCGGCGCTTCCGCGCGCTCAAGCTGTGGTTCCACCTCCGCCTGGACGGGGCCGAGGCGATCCGGGCCCGGCTGCGACGCGACCTCGCGAACGCCCAGTGGCTGGCCGAGCAGGTCCACGCGGAGCCCGGGTGGGAGGTGATCGCGCCTGTGACGTTGCAGACGGTCTGCGTCCGCCACGTCCCCGAGTCGCTGCGCGCGGACGACGGTTCGGTCCGCGACGTCGACGCGCTGGACGCCCACACCCTGCGCTGGGTCGAGGCCGTGAACGCGACCGGGCGCGCGTTCCTGACACCCGCCGTCATCGACGGCCGGTGGACGGTGCGCATCTCGGTCGGTGCCGAGCCGACGCAGCGCGACGACGTGGCCGCGATGTGGCAGCTCTGCCGCCATGCGGTGGTGGACTGA
- a CDS encoding DUF1905 domain-containing protein, with the protein MDLEFSGELWHWRGPSPFHFVSVPDAQAVELEAVARSVTYGWGMIPVGVQVGDTRWRTSLFPKDGGYVVPVKDAVRKAEDLEVGDVLRIRITVDL; encoded by the coding sequence GTGGACCTGGAGTTCAGCGGCGAGCTCTGGCACTGGCGCGGCCCGTCGCCGTTCCACTTCGTCAGCGTCCCCGACGCGCAGGCTGTCGAGCTGGAGGCCGTCGCCCGCTCGGTGACGTACGGCTGGGGGATGATCCCGGTCGGCGTCCAGGTCGGGGACACGCGATGGCGCACTTCGCTGTTCCCCAAGGACGGCGGGTACGTCGTCCCGGTGAAGGACGCCGTGCGCAAGGCCGAGGACCTCGAGGTCGGCGACGTCCTCCGCATCCGCATCACCGTCGACCTCTGA